The region GAAATGCTGAACTTGGATGCTCACATTCTTTAGTTTCTTGAGacctgtagcccaagctggccttgaactctctgatTGTTTAGCTCTGGTGGTTCTGGAACTtcgtggccttgaactcttaatcctctTGCTTCTCTTTACCAGTCCAAGGATCACAGGcgggtggtagtgcatgcttttaattccagcacttggaaggcaggggcaaatggatttttctttgtgaattctatgtgagttctaggatgctgggtgacagagacacagtcaaACAGTAACAAAAATCCACTGATATCTGATTTAATTGGTTGGATTCTGTCTTATGTGCTGGTTTTAAAATCAGTGTtttagcagggtggtggtggcactcgggaggcagaggcaggcagatctctgagtaatgaggacggccagggctacacagagaaaccctgtcttgaaaaccaaaacaaacaaacaagaaaaaagtcaGTGTCTTAGgcgctggaaagatggctcagagttttTCAGAgaatccgggttcaattcccagcacgcacatggcagctctaaactgtaactccagtttcacagAATCTGACACATAGCCATACACAAGACAAAACACcaatcaatgcacataaaaaaaaatcaaatcattaAGAAGAAatcagtaggggctggagagatggctcagcggttaagagcactgtctgctcttccagaagtcctgagttcaattcccaccaaccacatggtgactcacaaccatctgtaatggggtctggtgccctcttctgggctgtaGTCATGCTTGCAGACATAGCACTGTATATgtaatgaaggaaggaagaggaaaggaaaagaaagaaatcagtgtcTTAGAAAGAGTGTCAGGAAACTTCTGTTGTCACCCCAGTAAGTCAGGGCCTGTAGAAAATACATAGGAAATGAGTTGGTCCAGAATAAATGGAGTACTGTAGATAAACTATgtcaaatttaaacatttaacaccatatttttttctctttcagattcatTACTAAACATGGGTGCATTTTTGGATAAACCCAAAACTGAAAAACACAATGCTCATGGTGCTGGGAATGGTTTGCGGTATGGCCTGAGCAGCATGCAAGGATGGAGAGTGGAAAtggaagatgcacacacagcTGTTGTGGGTATTCCTCACGGCTTGGAAAACTGGTCATTTTTTGCAGTTTATGATGGTCATGCTGGATCCCGAGTGGCAAATTACTGTTCAGCGCATTTATTGGAACACATCACTACTAATGAAGACTTCAGGGCAGCTGGCAAACCAGGCTCTACTCTTGAACCTTCGGTGGAAAGCGTTAAGACTGGTATcagaactggctttttgaaaatTGATGAATATATGCGTAATTTTTCAGACCTCAGAAATGGGATGGACAGGAGCGGTTCAACGGCAGTGGGTGTTTTGATTTCACCTACACATATCTACTTTATCAACTGTGGTGACTCTCGAGCTGTTCTGTGTAGGAATGGAGAAGTCTGCTTCTCTACCCAGGATCACAAACCTTGTAATCCAGTGGAAAAAGAACGAATCCAAAATGCAGGAGGCAGTGTAATGATACAGCGTGTGAATGGTTCATTAGCAGTGTCTCGTGCTCTGGGGGACTTTGATTACAAGTGTGTTGATGGCAAGGGCCCAACAGAACAACTTGTTTCTCCAGAGCCTGAGGTTTATGAGATACTAAGAGCAGAAGAGGATGAATTTGTCGTCCTGGCTTGTGATGGGATCTGGGATGTGATGAGTAATgaggagctctgtgaatttgttAAGTCTAGGCTTGAGGTCTCTGATGACCTGGAGAGTGTGTGCAATTGGGTAGTGGACACTTGTTTACATAAGGTATGTAAGCTTTTTTGCTTGAACTAACATAACACACTATTGATTTTGAAAAGACATGGTAAGTAAATTTAAgcaaacttaaaattttataacttttactattttatgtaGAGAACATATTTTCAGATACATACTTCAAGAAAATTAAACCCTTTTGCCAATTTAATCTTTCCAAACCTAATTTGAAAATTAAGTGACAAGCAGATATCTCAAATTTATTAAGCTTGAATGTTTTATAACTTGTTGATATTTCAGAAATAGCTATGTAGAACGATGACTTCTGATCTACATGCTTAATGTTGGCAGTAACCGTCTTACTCATGATTTGAAACAGCTTAAAACATGTATGTAGTACAATTCTGTTACTTACATTAAAATATCAAGAGCTACAGGAAATACTGACAGATTTACCAAAAGCCACAAGGGTAAAATTGTGTTTTGGTCTTCATAGTGGTTAAGacaaaaactgaaacaaatgaGTTGCGTCTCCTTTTTTGTTAGTAAGCTATGGACTGAGTTTACATCTAACTGTAAACAGTATAAGGTTAGTAATCACCCGCATAGAAGGTTAactaaaattctttttatgtAGATGTTATTATCTCtgattaaagttaaagccttatGGGAAAATGTGATCCTAGGAAAATTTCTGGTGAAATTCTTAAAATGTCTGAATTGTAATTCCgcaaaataatagcaaaaaaatgaaaaaatttccaGTTACTTAGCTGTTCCATTAAATACCTTTACATCATTCAGTACATCATTCATTGGGCCAGGCGTACACAGGTGCCTATGGAGACAGGCATagttttgtgagtttgaggacaaccaggATAAAatagtctccaaaaaaaaaagagagaaagaaaattcagtTCATTCATGTGGATCTTTGAACAACATCTTTATAGAAATGATTTAACTGGTATCTAGATAGGTGATTAAGTGCTCTGTGCCTGAAGATACTAAAGGCAAAACTGGCCTGTTAACTAAAGAGTGTGGTGTTTGGTTCTGTTTGCTAGCTGAGAGCCTTTGTTTCCTACCACATGTACCCAGTGCAGCATAGTCAGCAAGTCTCTAAGAAGGATGCTTGTAAACAGTGAGATTGTGGTAGTTGTTTTACTGTTTGGGGGGACATGCCCCCTAGCTCCAAAATAAATagagaggcttattctttcttataaatgcctatCCTTAGCTTGGCTAATTTCTAGCCATCTTTTCTTAACTTAcaccatctaccttttgcctttgggctttaacctttctctgtttctgtgtatcttttcttccctttttattccCTGTCTGGCTGTGTTGGGTGGCTGgccacttttctctctccttgatctttcttcccaaatttttcctcctatttattctttctgcccctcAGTCCTACCTATCCTTTTTCCTAACTTGCTTTTGGCTGTTCAGCTCtctattagactaatcaggtgttttagacagacaaagtaaTACCAGCTTCTTCACTAGAAGAGTTAAAACAAGTGCAACattgcaacataaaagaatgcaacacgtcTCTGCATCATTAgaacaaatgttccatagcataaacaaatacagcacaccttaaaataatattccatttcaTGAGATGGTTCCATGCATGGTTAAGTCCCCAGGAGACAACTAACACCCACAATTTGTCCTCTGATCCCAATGTGCTCTCCGATCcccagtaaatatttttttaaatgcatcttGGTCGAGAAATGGAGAAAGTTTAAAAGAGGAGGAGCCCTGGAAATACTGGGTGTGGGTGAAATATCTCATTACCATAAAATGAAAGGAGCCAG is a window of Microtus pennsylvanicus isolate mMicPen1 chromosome 21, mMicPen1.hap1, whole genome shotgun sequence DNA encoding:
- the Ppm1b gene encoding protein phosphatase 1B isoform X5 — protein: MGAFLDKPKTEKHNAHGAGNGLRYGLSSMQGWRVEMEDAHTAVVGIPHGLENWSFFAVYDGHAGSRVANYCSAHLLEHITTNEDFRAAGKPGSTLEPSVESVKTGIRTGFLKIDEYMRNFSDLRNGMDRSGSTAVGVLISPTHIYFINCGDSRAVLCRNGEVCFSTQDHKPCNPVEKERIQNAGGSVMIQRVNGSLAVSRALGDFDYKCVDGKGPTEQLVSPEPEVYEILRAEEDEFVVLACDGIWDVMSNEELCEFVKSRLEVSDDLESVCNWVVDTCLHKGSRDNMSIVLVCFSNAPKVSDEAVKRDSELDEHLESRVEEIMEKSGEEGMPDLAHVMRILSAENIPNLPPGGGLAGKRNVIEAVYSRLNPHRDSDGGAGDLEDP
- the Ppm1b gene encoding protein phosphatase 1B isoform X3 encodes the protein MGAFLDKPKTEKHNAHGAGNGLRYGLSSMQGWRVEMEDAHTAVVGIPHGLENWSFFAVYDGHAGSRVANYCSAHLLEHITTNEDFRAAGKPGSTLEPSVESVKTGIRTGFLKIDEYMRNFSDLRNGMDRSGSTAVGVLISPTHIYFINCGDSRAVLCRNGEVCFSTQDHKPCNPVEKERIQNAGGSVMIQRVNGSLAVSRALGDFDYKCVDGKGPTEQLVSPEPEVYEILRAEEDEFVVLACDGIWDVMSNEELCEFVKSRLEVSDDLESVCNWVVDTCLHKGSRDNMSIVLVCFSNAPKVSDEAVKRDSELDEHLESRVEEIMEKSGEEGMPDLAHVMRILSAENIPNLPPGGGLAGKRNVIEAVYSRLNPHRDSDGFYQPSIAFTDNVFIL
- the Ppm1b gene encoding protein phosphatase 1B isoform X4, coding for MGAFLDKPKTEKHNAHGAGNGLRYGLSSMQGWRVEMEDAHTAVVGIPHGLENWSFFAVYDGHAGSRVANYCSAHLLEHITTNEDFRAAGKPGSTLEPSVESVKTGIRTGFLKIDEYMRNFSDLRNGMDRSGSTAVGVLISPTHIYFINCGDSRAVLCRNGEVCFSTQDHKPCNPVEKERIQNAGGSVMIQRVNGSLAVSRALGDFDYKCVDGKGPTEQLVSPEPEVYEILRAEEDEFVVLACDGIWDVMSNEELCEFVKSRLEVSDDLESVCNWVVDTCLHKGSRDNMSIVLVCFSNAPKVSDEAVKRDSELDEHLESRVEEIMEKSGEEGMPDLAHVMRILSAENIPNLPPGGGLAGKRNVIEAVYSRLNPHRDSDGMAALDTSICKLS
- the Ppm1b gene encoding protein phosphatase 1B isoform X6, translated to MGAFLDKPKTEKHNAHGAGNGLRYGLSSMQGWRVEMEDAHTAVVGIPHGLENWSFFAVYDGHAGSRVANYCSAHLLEHITTNEDFRAAGKPGSTLEPSVESVKTGIRTGFLKIDEYMRNFSDLRNGMDRSGSTAVGVLISPTHIYFINCGDSRAVLCRNGEVCFSTQDHKPCNPVEKERIQNAGGSVMIQRVNGSLAVSRALGDFDYKCVDGKGPTEQLVSPEPEVYEILRAEEDEFVVLACDGIWDVMSNEELCEFVKSRLEVSDDLESVCNWVVDTCLHKGSRDNMSIVLVCFSNAPKVSDEAVKRDSELDEHLESRVEEIMEKSGEEGMPDLAHVMRILSAENIPNLPPGGGLAGKALEI
- the Ppm1b gene encoding protein phosphatase 1B isoform X2; translation: MGAFLDKPKTEKHNAHGAGNGLRYGLSSMQGWRVEMEDAHTAVVGIPHGLENWSFFAVYDGHAGSRVANYCSAHLLEHITTNEDFRAAGKPGSTLEPSVESVKTGIRTGFLKIDEYMRNFSDLRNGMDRSGSTAVGVLISPTHIYFINCGDSRAVLCRNGEVCFSTQDHKPCNPVEKERIQNAGGSVMIQRVNGSLAVSRALGDFDYKCVDGKGPTEQLVSPEPEVYEILRAEEDEFVVLACDGIWDVMSNEELCEFVKSRLEVSDDLESVCNWVVDTCLHKGSRDNMSIVLVCFSNAPKVSDEAVKRDSELDEHLESRVEEIMEKSGEEGMPDLAHVMRILSAENIPNLPPGGGLAGKWQPWTHPFVNSAENSGDKAVADRPTKSPEVQRRTKSFVLFP
- the Ppm1b gene encoding protein phosphatase 1B isoform X1 codes for the protein MGAFLDKPKTEKHNAHGAGNGLRYGLSSMQGWRVEMEDAHTAVVGIPHGLENWSFFAVYDGHAGSRVANYCSAHLLEHITTNEDFRAAGKPGSTLEPSVESVKTGIRTGFLKIDEYMRNFSDLRNGMDRSGSTAVGVLISPTHIYFINCGDSRAVLCRNGEVCFSTQDHKPCNPVEKERIQNAGGSVMIQRVNGSLAVSRALGDFDYKCVDGKGPTEQLVSPEPEVYEILRAEEDEFVVLACDGIWDVMSNEELCEFVKSRLEVSDDLESVCNWVVDTCLHKGSRDNMSIVLVCFSNAPKVSDEAVKRDSELDEHLESRVEEIMEKSGEEGMPDLAHVMRILSAENIPNLPPGGGLAGKRNVIEAVYSRLNPHRDSDGASDEAEESGSQGKLVEALRQMRINHRGNYRQLLEEMLTSYRLAKVEGEEGPADPAAAAAASNSDAENPVAMQERLTESESGLGELDSCNEDAGTKMSGEKI